A part of Magnetospirillum sp. ME-1 genomic DNA contains:
- a CDS encoding amino acid ABC transporter permease, whose translation MFADLDVSVIADSLPFIWSGLLFSLKLTFVAMSGGIVLGTLLALARLSGPAWLAGAAAAYVNVMRSIPLVLVILWFFLAIPLLTGAPMGAETSALITFTVFEAAFYAEIMRAGINAVPKGQTWAAQALGLNRFQTMAFVVLPQAFRAMIPLLLTQTIVLFQDSSLVYAIGAKDLLKAAEVAGKNYNRPVEMYLFAAGLYFVLCFSLSQVVKRLAGARR comes from the coding sequence ATGTTCGCCGATCTCGACGTCTCGGTCATCGCCGACAGCCTGCCCTTCATCTGGTCGGGGCTGCTGTTCTCGCTGAAACTCACCTTTGTGGCCATGAGCGGCGGCATCGTTCTCGGCACGCTGCTGGCCCTGGCGCGGCTGTCGGGGCCGGCGTGGCTGGCGGGCGCGGCCGCCGCCTATGTCAACGTCATGCGCTCCATTCCGCTGGTCCTGGTGATCCTGTGGTTCTTCCTGGCCATTCCGCTGCTCACCGGCGCGCCCATGGGGGCCGAGACCTCGGCGCTGATCACCTTCACGGTGTTCGAGGCCGCCTTCTATGCCGAGATCATGCGGGCCGGCATCAACGCCGTGCCCAAGGGCCAGACCTGGGCGGCCCAGGCCCTGGGGCTGAACCGGTTCCAGACCATGGCCTTCGTGGTGCTGCCCCAGGCGTTCCGGGCCATGATCCCGCTGCTGCTGACCCAGACCATCGTCCTGTTCCAGGATTCGTCGCTGGTCTACGCCATCGGCGCCAAGGACCTGCTGAAGGCCGCCGAGGTGGCGGGCAAGAACTACAACCGGCCGGTGGAGATGTATCTCTTCGCCGCCGGCCTCTATTTCGTCCTCTGCTTCTCCCTGTCCCAGGTGGTGAAGCGTCTTGCCGGAGCGCGGAGATGA
- a CDS encoding ABC transporter permease subunit (The N-terminal region of this protein, as described by TIGR01726, is a three transmembrane segment that identifies a subfamily of ABC transporter permease subunits, which specificities that include histidine, arginine, glutamine, glutamate, L-cystine (sic), the opines (in Agrobacterium) octopine and nopaline, etc.) produces the protein MIARVLMAALLLLAALPARAGDLDGTLKKVGETGTLTLGIRESSYPLSYLDDKQTPVGYHIDICHRLAEAVKARLSLPALRVETLPVTSQNRIPLVQNGTVDLECGSTTNNEARSRQVAFAPTTFVTKVRMAVKKSSGITSIAQLAGKPVAITTGTTSVQLVRAHKKGQGVAFKEVYGKDHADSFLLLESDRAVAFIMDDNLLAGLIATSKSPDSYAIVGEVLNVEPIAIMLRRDDPPFKALVDDTVKAMMASGEVERLYAKWFMSPIPPRGINMNFPMSGQLKSLIRSPADSPAEAFARKGAAQGSYRWNWGIYFEPVPSGDETYLAWLAWALVWTLAISLSAWALALVLGVIAGAARTLPDRRVAGAATAYVELFRNIPLLVQMFLWFFVIPELLPASWALWVKQEMPAKEFVIAVVCLGLFTSSRVAEQVRAGIESRPRGQRQAALALGMTEAQVFRYVTLPVALRAVIPPLTSEFMNVFKNSSVAFAIGMAELTFVARQMQEESEQGIETLAAVTLLYFLCAFLANRGMALVERRTRVPGLLGVAR, from the coding sequence ATGATCGCCAGGGTTCTCATGGCCGCTTTGCTGCTGCTCGCCGCCCTTCCGGCGCGGGCCGGGGACCTGGACGGCACGCTGAAGAAGGTCGGCGAGACCGGAACCCTGACGCTGGGCATCCGCGAATCCTCCTATCCGCTGTCCTATCTGGACGATAAGCAGACGCCCGTGGGCTACCACATCGACATCTGCCACCGGCTGGCCGAGGCGGTGAAGGCCCGGCTGTCGCTTCCCGCCCTTCGGGTGGAAACCCTGCCGGTGACCTCGCAGAACCGCATCCCCCTGGTGCAGAACGGCACGGTGGACCTGGAATGCGGCTCGACCACCAACAACGAGGCGCGCTCGCGCCAGGTGGCCTTCGCGCCCACCACCTTCGTCACCAAGGTGCGCATGGCGGTGAAGAAGTCGTCGGGCATCACCAGCATCGCGCAACTGGCGGGCAAGCCGGTGGCCATCACCACCGGCACCACCAGCGTGCAATTGGTCCGCGCCCACAAGAAGGGCCAGGGCGTCGCGTTCAAGGAGGTGTACGGCAAGGACCACGCCGATTCCTTCCTGCTGCTGGAAAGCGATCGCGCCGTGGCCTTCATCATGGACGACAACCTGCTGGCCGGGCTGATCGCCACCTCCAAGTCGCCCGACAGCTACGCCATCGTCGGCGAGGTGCTCAACGTCGAGCCCATCGCCATCATGCTGCGGCGCGACGATCCCCCGTTCAAGGCGCTGGTGGACGACACGGTCAAGGCCATGATGGCGTCCGGCGAGGTGGAGCGGCTTTACGCCAAGTGGTTCATGTCGCCCATTCCGCCGCGCGGCATCAACATGAACTTCCCCATGAGCGGGCAGCTGAAATCCCTGATCCGCTCGCCCGCCGACAGTCCCGCCGAGGCTTTTGCCCGCAAGGGCGCCGCCCAGGGAAGCTATCGCTGGAACTGGGGCATCTATTTCGAGCCGGTGCCGTCGGGGGACGAGACCTATCTCGCCTGGCTGGCCTGGGCCCTGGTCTGGACGCTGGCCATCTCGCTGTCCGCCTGGGCGCTGGCCCTGGTGCTGGGGGTGATCGCGGGGGCGGCGCGCACGCTTCCCGACCGCCGCGTCGCAGGCGCCGCCACCGCCTATGTGGAGCTGTTCCGCAACATCCCGCTGCTGGTGCAGATGTTCCTGTGGTTCTTCGTCATCCCGGAACTGCTGCCCGCCTCCTGGGCGCTGTGGGTCAAGCAGGAGATGCCGGCCAAGGAATTTGTCATCGCCGTGGTCTGCCTGGGCCTGTTCACCTCGTCCCGGGTGGCCGAGCAGGTGCGCGCCGGCATCGAAAGCCGCCCCAGGGGCCAGCGGCAGGCCGCCCTGGCTTTGGGCATGACCGAGGCCCAGGTGTTCCGGTACGTAACCTTGCCGGTGGCGCTCAGGGCGGTGATTCCGCCGCTCACCTCGGAATTCATGAACGTGTTCAAGAACTCGTCGGTGGCCTTTGCCATCGGCATGGCGGAACTGACCTTCGTGGCGCGCCAGATGCAGGAGGAATCCGAGCAGGGCATCGAGACCCTGGCGGCGGTGACGCTGCTGTATTTCCTCTGCGCCTTCCTGGCCAACCGGGGAATGGCCCTGGTGGAGCGGCGCACCCGCGTGCCGGGGCTGTTGGGGGTGGCGCGCTGA
- a CDS encoding glycosyltransferase, with amino-acid sequence MGRIIYLCPFPSDVITGGVKTAYRHVELLVEMGYDAWVWQPRGHPFWFRSRARLVDGFSEETLRPDDVLVFPEVIAFPEFGPLLHTRRPCVKLLFCQNQYYVFNDLIPKSTYAQLGFRDVFCSCRPIKRMLESVLGLQDVPLIPYDIDRDLFRPRAKTLQIAAIPRKMPRHASMIGFMFKAKYPDTRHVPFVVIENFTEEQLAETLGASDILLSLSHFEGLGLIPIEAMASGCLIAGYHGYGGLDYARPENGFWFGADEHEAVADALHTLVKGIENHEPWIESMRAEGQKVADGFNLAATRKALADYYAGLGLRPGR; translated from the coding sequence GTGGGCCGCATCATCTATCTTTGCCCCTTTCCCAGCGACGTCATCACCGGAGGGGTGAAGACGGCCTACCGACATGTGGAACTGCTGGTGGAGATGGGCTACGACGCCTGGGTATGGCAGCCCCGGGGCCATCCGTTCTGGTTCCGCTCGCGGGCCCGGCTGGTCGATGGCTTTTCCGAGGAGACGCTTCGTCCCGACGACGTTCTGGTGTTTCCCGAAGTGATCGCCTTCCCCGAATTCGGGCCGCTGCTCCATACCAGACGCCCGTGCGTCAAGCTGCTGTTCTGCCAGAACCAGTACTACGTCTTCAACGACCTGATCCCCAAGAGCACCTATGCCCAATTGGGCTTTAGGGACGTTTTCTGCTCGTGCCGCCCCATCAAGCGGATGCTCGAAAGCGTGCTGGGCCTGCAAGACGTGCCGCTGATCCCCTACGACATCGACCGCGACCTGTTCCGGCCGCGCGCCAAGACCCTGCAGATCGCCGCCATCCCGCGCAAGATGCCGCGCCATGCCTCGATGATCGGCTTCATGTTCAAGGCCAAGTATCCCGACACCCGCCACGTTCCCTTCGTGGTGATCGAGAACTTCACCGAGGAGCAGTTGGCCGAGACCCTGGGGGCGTCGGACATTCTGCTGTCGCTCAGCCATTTCGAGGGGCTGGGGCTGATTCCCATCGAGGCCATGGCCTCGGGCTGCCTGATCGCCGGCTATCACGGCTATGGCGGGCTGGATTACGCCCGGCCCGAGAATGGCTTCTGGTTCGGCGCCGACGAGCACGAGGCGGTGGCCGACGCCTTGCACACACTGGTCAAGGGCATCGAGAACCACGAGCCCTGGATCGAGTCCATGCGGGCGGAAGGCCAAAAGGTGGCTGACGGCTTCAACCTGGCCGCCACCCGCAAGGCCCTGGCCGATTACTACGCCGGCCTGGGATTGCGGCCGGGCCGCTGA
- a CDS encoding patatin-like phospholipase family protein, translating into MHVRPSDSLSDLPPPLRPELGLALQGGGAYGAFTWGVLDRLLEEKSFRPTAISGASAGAINAAVMVSGLITGGRAKAKAGLEALWRGVGGMALFRMLGTPGVSLQLDLMTRLLSPYQFNPLNINPLRDLLGRLIDFDALACRGRRVALFFSATNVRTGAPRIFRESELSVDVLMASSCLPYLHHAVEIDGESYWDGGFSANPPILPMVLDSRCSTLLLVKLMPETEDGVPTQAQLIFARMRRLMFNAALERDLEALDNIQTRLRRTNMRLPKDLVRLQALDVRSIAMPADLLGQEGGRGGSAMIEQMRAAGRDAAEVMLKA; encoded by the coding sequence ATGCATGTGCGCCCGTCCGATTCCCTGTCAGATCTGCCGCCGCCGCTGCGCCCCGAACTGGGGCTGGCCCTGCAAGGCGGCGGAGCCTATGGCGCCTTCACCTGGGGGGTGCTCGACCGTCTGCTGGAGGAAAAGAGTTTCCGGCCGACGGCCATCAGCGGCGCCAGCGCCGGCGCCATCAACGCCGCCGTGATGGTTTCCGGCCTGATCACCGGCGGCCGCGCCAAGGCCAAGGCGGGGCTGGAGGCGCTGTGGCGCGGCGTGGGCGGCATGGCGCTGTTCCGCATGCTGGGCACGCCGGGGGTGAGTCTGCAACTGGACCTGATGACCCGTCTGCTGTCGCCCTATCAGTTCAATCCGCTCAACATCAATCCGCTGCGCGATCTGCTCGGCCGCCTGATCGATTTCGACGCCCTGGCCTGCAGGGGGCGGCGCGTCGCCCTGTTCTTTTCCGCCACCAACGTGCGCACGGGGGCGCCGCGCATCTTCCGCGAGAGCGAATTGTCGGTGGACGTGCTGATGGCCTCGTCCTGCCTGCCCTATCTGCATCATGCGGTGGAGATCGACGGCGAGAGCTATTGGGATGGCGGCTTTTCCGCCAATCCGCCCATCCTGCCCATGGTCCTCGACAGCCGGTGCAGCACGCTGCTGCTGGTCAAGCTGATGCCCGAGACCGAGGATGGCGTGCCGACCCAGGCCCAGCTCATCTTCGCCCGCATGCGCCGCCTGATGTTCAACGCCGCGCTGGAGCGTGACCTGGAGGCCCTGGACAACATCCAGACCCGCCTGCGCCGCACCAACATGCGGCTGCCGAAGGATCTGGTGCGGCTGCAGGCCCTTGACGTGCGCAGCATCGCCATGCCGGCCGACCTGCTCGGTCAGGAGGGGGGGAGGGGCGGCTCCGCCATGATCGAGCAGATGCGTGCCGCCGGCCGGGACGCGGCCGAGGTCATGCTGAAAGCGTAG
- a CDS encoding circularly permuted type 2 ATP-grasp protein, protein MTSIIGSRHNRCEAVGTWGEGKIPRRLRSRVEGPPWAFNTAYHPLPGAFDEVMAPGGAIRPHWKGFIEGIDRLGLDELARRWDVGQRLIRDNGVTYNVYGDPAGLDRPWRLDPLPLILSAEEWSGLAKGIEQRADLLDSVLADLYGDRSLVGRGVIPPSALHANPAFLRPCHGWIPAGGHWLHHYAADLVRGPDGEWRVLSDRTESPSGAGYALENRTIVSRVLSEFHRALQVERLWPFFEGLRRSLQNLSVRHRDDPRMVLLTPGPYNATYFEHAFLARQLGITLVQGEDLTVRDNTVYLKALTGLQQVDVILRRTGGTWCDPLELRGDSQLGVAGLLQSARRGNVALLNAIGTGLLDGASLLGFMPALARSLRDEHLILPSVPSWWCGEPAALDYVLKNLERLVIRPAFGRRDQPVIGAALSGAQAAELRAAIAARPWDWVGQEVKTTSTLPVWSDGGLYPRHCVLRVFAVRTEKGWQAMPGGLARLSSERDLLASRLQTGGGGSKDVWIAAPPQRLSVSAVRPQAPAVRLTRENRDLPSRVADNMFWLGRYLERCEATTRLLRAALVRIEDSLAEGDSAQALAMIRTMAALGLPVPEEDGTEPVEALADRLVAHHLASDGLGLAGCVERLLRIVVHLRDRLSNDTWRAVHLLKDEIGLLAAETGGGDVLGRLNAMVLTMQAVSGLAMESMTRGPQWLFLDSGRRVERAVAMVEMVSGALSDVEGEAMVPLDLLLETWDSVMTYRSRYLSTPRLAGVLDLLLCDEANPRSLGFQLATLEGHMNRLAAMGEHSGFYKPEQKLMTVLCGTIRTTDIMVVSRYDRDGGYHDALRLLDMLRSRLWELSEQVSRTYFIHAQWRLPTAPMEELA, encoded by the coding sequence ATGACATCGATAATCGGGTCACGCCATAACCGGTGTGAAGCCGTCGGGACTTGGGGGGAGGGGAAAATTCCGCGTCGTCTGCGTTCCCGCGTCGAGGGTCCGCCCTGGGCCTTCAATACCGCCTACCATCCGCTGCCGGGCGCCTTCGACGAGGTGATGGCGCCGGGCGGCGCCATCCGTCCCCATTGGAAGGGCTTCATCGAGGGCATCGACCGCCTGGGCCTGGACGAGCTGGCGCGGCGCTGGGACGTGGGCCAGCGGCTGATCCGCGACAACGGCGTCACCTATAACGTCTATGGCGATCCGGCCGGGCTGGACCGGCCGTGGCGCCTTGACCCCCTGCCGCTGATCCTGTCGGCCGAGGAATGGTCGGGTCTGGCCAAGGGCATCGAGCAGCGGGCCGATCTGCTGGATTCGGTGCTGGCCGATCTCTACGGCGATCGCTCCCTGGTGGGACGCGGCGTCATTCCGCCCTCGGCGCTGCACGCCAATCCCGCCTTTCTGCGGCCCTGTCACGGCTGGATTCCGGCCGGTGGCCACTGGCTGCACCATTACGCCGCCGATCTGGTGCGCGGTCCCGACGGCGAGTGGCGGGTGCTGTCCGACCGCACCGAAAGCCCGTCGGGCGCCGGCTACGCCCTGGAGAACCGCACCATCGTCAGCCGCGTGCTGTCGGAATTCCACCGGGCGCTCCAGGTGGAACGGCTGTGGCCGTTCTTCGAAGGCCTGCGCCGGTCGCTGCAGAACCTGTCGGTGCGCCACCGCGACGACCCGCGCATGGTGCTGCTGACGCCCGGTCCCTACAACGCCACCTATTTCGAGCACGCCTTCCTGGCCCGCCAACTGGGCATCACCCTGGTGCAGGGCGAGGATCTGACGGTGCGCGACAACACCGTCTACCTGAAGGCGCTGACCGGGCTGCAGCAGGTGGACGTCATCTTGCGGCGCACCGGGGGCACGTGGTGCGACCCGCTGGAGCTCAGAGGCGATTCCCAGTTGGGCGTCGCCGGGCTGCTGCAATCGGCCCGGCGCGGCAATGTGGCGCTGCTGAACGCCATCGGCACCGGCCTCCTGGACGGGGCCTCGCTGCTGGGCTTCATGCCGGCCCTGGCGCGGTCCTTGCGGGACGAGCATCTGATCCTGCCGTCGGTGCCCAGCTGGTGGTGCGGCGAGCCCGCCGCCCTGGATTACGTGCTGAAGAACCTGGAGCGCCTGGTGATCCGCCCGGCCTTCGGGCGGCGCGACCAGCCGGTGATCGGCGCCGCCCTGTCGGGCGCCCAGGCCGCCGAGCTGCGCGCCGCCATCGCCGCCCGGCCCTGGGATTGGGTGGGCCAGGAGGTCAAGACCACCTCGACCCTGCCGGTGTGGTCCGATGGTGGGCTTTACCCCCGCCATTGCGTGCTGCGCGTCTTCGCGGTGCGCACCGAGAAGGGCTGGCAGGCCATGCCGGGCGGTCTGGCCCGGCTGTCGTCGGAGCGCGACCTGCTGGCGTCGCGCTTGCAGACCGGCGGCGGCGGCAGCAAGGACGTGTGGATCGCCGCACCGCCCCAGCGTCTTTCGGTCTCCGCCGTCCGCCCCCAGGCCCCGGCGGTGCGCCTGACCCGCGAGAACCGTGACCTGCCGTCGCGGGTCGCCGACAACATGTTCTGGCTGGGCCGCTATCTCGAGCGCTGCGAGGCCACCACCCGGCTGCTGCGCGCCGCCCTGGTCCGCATCGAGGACAGCCTGGCCGAAGGCGATTCCGCCCAGGCTCTGGCCATGATCCGCACCATGGCCGCCCTGGGGCTGCCGGTGCCGGAAGAGGACGGGACCGAGCCGGTGGAGGCGCTGGCCGACCGGCTGGTCGCCCATCATCTGGCCAGCGATGGATTGGGACTGGCCGGCTGCGTCGAGCGGTTGCTGCGCATCGTCGTCCATCTGCGCGACCGGCTGTCCAACGACACCTGGCGCGCCGTGCATCTGCTTAAGGACGAGATCGGCCTGCTGGCGGCGGAGACCGGCGGCGGCGACGTGCTGGGCCGGCTCAACGCCATGGTGCTGACCATGCAGGCGGTGAGCGGCCTGGCCATGGAAAGCATGACCCGCGGGCCGCAATGGCTGTTCCTGGATTCGGGCCGCCGCGTCGAGCGCGCCGTCGCCATGGTCGAAATGGTCAGCGGCGCCCTGTCCGACGTGGAGGGCGAGGCAATGGTGCCCCTGGACCTGCTGCTGGAGACCTGGGACAGCGTGATGACCTACCGCTCGCGCTATCTGTCCACGCCGCGTCTGGCCGGGGTTCTCGACCTGCTGCTGTGCGACGAGGCCAATCCGCGCTCGCTGGGCTTCCAGCTCGCCACCCTGGAAGGCCACATGAACCGGCTGGCCGCCATGGGCGAGCATTCCGGCTTCTACAAGCCCGAGCAGAAGCTGATGACCGTGCTGTGCGGCACCATCCGCACCACCGACATCATGGTGGTGTCGCGCTATGACCGCGACGGCGGCTATCACGACGCGCTGCGGCTTTTGGACATGCTGCGCTCGCGGCTGTGGGAATTGTCCGAGCAGGTGTCGCGCACCTATTTCATCCATGCCCAGTGGCGGCTGCCCACCGCGCCCATGGAGGAACTGGCGTGA
- a CDS encoding DoxX family protein, translating into MSTFSHTAAQPLVPAIAPLTQALSPLAEPMVRVAAGLLLVPHGAQKLFGWFGGYGLEATGQFFATKLGLPAGLALVAGLIEFAGGLMLAAGLATRAVAALATGLLLVAAFGIHLGNGFFWTAGGFEYPLLWGVVTLAFAIRGGGRFSADSLIGREI; encoded by the coding sequence ATGTCCACCTTCTCCCACACCGCCGCCCAGCCCCTGGTTCCCGCCATCGCCCCCCTCACCCAGGCCCTGTCGCCCCTGGCCGAGCCCATGGTGCGCGTCGCCGCCGGCCTGCTGCTGGTGCCCCACGGCGCCCAGAAGCTGTTCGGCTGGTTCGGCGGCTACGGCCTGGAGGCCACCGGCCAGTTCTTCGCCACCAAGCTGGGCCTGCCGGCCGGTCTCGCCCTGGTGGCCGGATTGATCGAATTCGCCGGCGGGCTGATGCTGGCCGCCGGCCTGGCCACCCGCGCCGTCGCCGCCCTGGCCACCGGCCTGTTGCTGGTGGCGGCCTTTGGAATCCACCTGGGCAACGGCTTCTTCTGGACGGCCGGCGGCTTCGAATACCCGCTGCTGTGGGGCGTGGTCACCCTGGCCTTCGCCATCCGGGGCGGCGGCCGCTTCTCCGCCGACTCCCTGATCGGCCGCGAAATCTGA
- a CDS encoding amino acid ABC transporter ATP-binding protein, translating to MIEIKGVSKWYGHVQVLDDCTTRVARGEVVVVCGPSGSGKSTLIKCVNGLEPFDGGSITVSGTAVEAPDTDLPRLRARVGMVFQHFELFPHMTVMENLCLAPVKVLGRSMDEARAKAQGLLERVGLAAHAAKHPAQLSGGQQQRVAIARALAMDPDCMLFDEPTSALDPEMIGEVLDVMVELARDGMTMMVVTHEMGFARNVADRVVFMDHGRIVEDAPKDSFFAAPEAERARQFLARILRH from the coding sequence ATGATCGAGATCAAGGGCGTTTCCAAATGGTACGGCCACGTCCAGGTGCTGGACGATTGCACGACCAGGGTCGCCAGGGGCGAGGTGGTGGTGGTGTGCGGCCCGTCAGGGTCGGGCAAGTCGACGCTGATCAAATGCGTCAACGGCCTGGAACCCTTCGACGGCGGCTCCATCACCGTCAGCGGCACGGCGGTCGAGGCCCCCGACACCGATCTGCCCCGCCTGCGCGCCCGGGTCGGCATGGTGTTCCAGCATTTCGAGCTGTTCCCCCACATGACCGTGATGGAGAATCTGTGTCTGGCCCCGGTCAAGGTGCTGGGGCGCTCCATGGACGAGGCCCGCGCCAAGGCGCAAGGCTTGCTCGAACGGGTCGGGCTGGCCGCCCACGCCGCCAAGCACCCGGCCCAGTTGTCCGGCGGCCAGCAGCAGCGCGTCGCCATCGCCCGCGCTTTGGCCATGGACCCCGATTGCATGCTGTTCGACGAACCCACCTCGGCGCTGGACCCCGAGATGATCGGCGAGGTGCTGGACGTCATGGTGGAACTGGCGCGTGACGGCATGACCATGATGGTGGTCACCCACGAAATGGGCTTCGCCCGCAATGTGGCCGACCGGGTGGTGTTCATGGACCACGGCCGCATCGTCGAGGACGCCCCCAAGGACTCCTTCTTCGCCGCGCCGGAAGCCGAACGCGCCCGGCAATTCCTGGCCCGCATCCTGCGGCACTGA
- a CDS encoding transglutaminase family protein: MKFKVRHTTTYKYTEPVQLSHHAAHLRPRAVDGQTVDQVKIAIRPTPEVLHEGGRDYFGNPITFFTIQSPHSTLVIDASFVVETAGQPQLPQIAVPAWDSVRLNTWSGARGIDEGVMDFVFASPQVPPLPEAERFALPSFAPGRPLTEAVMDLNRRIHAEFTFDPLATTVGTPLAAVFQHRRGVCQDFAHVGIACLRAMGLAARYVSGYIRTKPPPGKEKLVGADASHAWLSVYQPGWGWLDLDPTNDMAAGQDHIVVAWGRDYDDVTPVRGVVLGGGEHQVLVAVDVLEF, from the coding sequence GTGAAGTTCAAGGTCCGCCACACCACCACCTACAAGTACACCGAGCCGGTGCAGTTGTCCCACCACGCCGCCCATCTGCGGCCGCGCGCCGTGGACGGCCAGACCGTCGATCAGGTCAAGATCGCCATCCGCCCGACGCCGGAGGTTCTGCACGAAGGCGGCCGGGATTACTTCGGCAATCCCATCACCTTCTTCACCATCCAGAGCCCCCATTCCACCCTGGTGATCGACGCCTCGTTCGTGGTGGAGACCGCCGGCCAGCCGCAATTGCCCCAGATCGCCGTTCCCGCCTGGGATTCGGTGCGGCTCAACACCTGGTCGGGGGCGCGCGGCATCGACGAGGGGGTGATGGATTTCGTCTTCGCCTCGCCCCAGGTGCCGCCCCTGCCCGAAGCCGAGCGCTTCGCCCTGCCCAGCTTCGCCCCCGGCCGGCCGCTGACCGAGGCGGTGATGGATTTGAACCGGCGCATCCACGCCGAGTTCACCTTCGATCCCCTTGCCACCACCGTGGGCACGCCGCTGGCCGCCGTGTTTCAGCACCGGCGCGGCGTCTGCCAGGATTTCGCCCATGTGGGCATCGCCTGCCTTCGCGCTATGGGCCTCGCCGCCCGCTATGTCAGCGGCTACATCCGCACCAAGCCGCCGCCGGGCAAGGAAAAGCTGGTGGGCGCCGACGCCTCCCACGCCTGGCTGTCGGTCTACCAGCCCGGCTGGGGCTGGCTGGACCTGGACCCTACCAACGACATGGCGGCCGGACAGGACCATATCGTGGTAGCCTGGGGGCGCGATTACGACGACGTCACCCCGGTGCGCGGCGTGGTGCTGGGCGGCGGCGAGCATCAGGTGCTGGTGGCCGTGGATGTGCTGGAGTTCTGA
- the proS gene encoding proline--tRNA ligase gives MSKAKKTAVTPTREENFPEWYQQVIKASDMAENSPVRGCMVIKPWGYGLWESIQRDLDRRIKETGHENCYFPLFIPLSFLEKEAAHVEGFAKEMAVVTHHRLVAEDGKLVPSGKLEEPLVVRPTSETIIGDAFSRWIQSYRDLPVLVNQWANVVRWEMRPRIFLRTAEFLWQEGHTAHATAQEAMDETLKMLEVYRAMSEEVLAMPVIVGEKPAHERFPGADRTYSIEAMMQDGKALQAGTSHFLGQHFAKAQNIRFQNAQGGEDFCYTTSWGVSTRLIGGVIMSHADDNGLRVPPRIAPKQIVFVPITRADGDEALIEEFLAPIVKELSAQTYAGERLRVHVDRRPLAPPEKRWEWVKKGAPIICEVGPRDVAGGTIAMIRRDGELKGQITPKDELVGRAVSILEDIQNTLFTQAATALKDRTVTVKTLDEFLSVFADDTTFGRKFVRAKWCGDADTLPKLDEYSVTVRNVPFDQDGSPGTCVLSGRPATQEVIFAKSY, from the coding sequence ATGTCCAAGGCCAAGAAGACCGCTGTCACTCCCACCCGCGAGGAGAACTTCCCCGAATGGTACCAGCAGGTCATCAAGGCCTCGGACATGGCGGAAAACTCGCCGGTCCGGGGCTGCATGGTGATCAAGCCCTGGGGCTACGGGCTGTGGGAATCCATCCAGCGCGACCTTGATCGCCGCATCAAGGAAACCGGGCACGAGAACTGCTATTTCCCGCTGTTCATCCCGCTGTCCTTCCTGGAAAAGGAAGCCGCCCACGTGGAGGGCTTCGCCAAGGAGATGGCGGTGGTCACCCACCACCGGCTGGTGGCCGAGGACGGCAAGCTGGTGCCGTCGGGCAAGCTGGAGGAGCCGCTGGTGGTGCGTCCCACCTCCGAGACCATCATCGGCGACGCCTTTTCGCGCTGGATCCAGTCCTACCGCGACCTTCCCGTGCTGGTGAACCAGTGGGCCAACGTGGTCCGCTGGGAAATGCGGCCGCGTATCTTCCTGCGCACCGCCGAATTCCTCTGGCAGGAGGGCCACACCGCCCACGCCACGGCCCAAGAGGCCATGGACGAAACCCTGAAGATGCTGGAAGTCTATCGCGCCATGTCGGAGGAGGTGCTGGCCATGCCGGTGATCGTCGGCGAGAAGCCGGCGCATGAACGCTTCCCCGGCGCCGACCGCACCTATTCCATCGAAGCCATGATGCAGGACGGCAAGGCGCTGCAGGCCGGCACCTCCCATTTCCTCGGCCAGCATTTCGCCAAGGCCCAGAACATCCGCTTCCAGAACGCCCAGGGCGGCGAGGATTTCTGCTACACCACCTCGTGGGGCGTCTCCACCCGCCTGATCGGCGGCGTGATCATGAGCCATGCCGACGACAACGGCCTACGCGTTCCGCCGCGCATCGCGCCCAAGCAGATCGTCTTCGTCCCCATCACCCGCGCCGATGGCGACGAGGCGCTGATCGAGGAGTTCCTGGCCCCCATCGTCAAGGAGCTGTCGGCCCAGACCTATGCCGGCGAACGCCTCAGGGTGCATGTGGACCGCCGTCCCCTGGCTCCGCCCGAGAAGCGCTGGGAATGGGTGAAGAAGGGCGCCCCCATCATCTGCGAGGTGGGGCCGCGCGACGTGGCCGGCGGCACCATCGCCATGATCCGCCGCGACGGCGAGCTGAAGGGCCAGATCACGCCCAAGGACGAACTGGTGGGTCGCGCCGTCTCCATTCTGGAGGATATCCAGAACACCCTGTTCACCCAGGCCGCCACGGCGCTCAAGGATCGCACGGTGACGGTGAAGACCCTGGACGAGTTCCTGTCCGTCTTCGCCGACGACACCACTTTCGGTCGCAAGTTCGTGCGCGCCAAGTGGTGCGGCGATGCCGATACCTTGCCCAAGCTGGACGAATACAGCGTCACCGTGCGCAACGTGCCCTTCGACCAGGACGGCTCGCCCGGCACCTGTGTGCTGAGCGGCCGCCCGGCGACGCAAGAGGTGATCTTCGCCAAGTCCTACTGA